Proteins encoded together in one Passer domesticus isolate bPasDom1 chromosome 6, bPasDom1.hap1, whole genome shotgun sequence window:
- the SLC25A29 gene encoding mitochondrial basic amino acids transporter isoform X1, with protein sequence MALDFLAGCVGGAAGVLVGHPFDTVKVRLQVQNVEKPLYRGTFHCFQSIIKQESAFGLYKGIGSPMMGLTFINALVFGVQGNTLRALGKDTPLNQFLAGSAAGAIQCIICCPMELAKTRMQLQGTGEYKLKTKNYKNSLDCLIKIYQKEGLRGINRGMVSTFIRETPSFGFYFLTYDCMTRYLGCEAEDSYVIPKLLFSGGMSGIVSWLSTYPMDVIKSRLQADGVGGVTQYSGILDCVRKSYREEGWRVFTRGLTSTLLRAFPVNAATFATVTVFLMYMKSEDNLPECEPGPVIHQPSSL encoded by the exons GTTCGTCTGCAAGTTCAAAATGTAGAGAAACCTCTCTACCGTGGGACTTTCCATTGCTTTCAGTCCATCATAAAGCAAGAATCT GCTTTTGGACTCTATAAAGGTATTGGGTCACCAATGATGGGACTGACGTTCATTAACGCACTGGTGTTCGGTGTGCAAGGAAACACCCTTCGTGCCCTGGGCAAAGACACTCCTCTCAACCAGTTCCTTGCAGGgtcagcagcaggagccatccAGTGCATCATCTGCTGTCCCATGGAGCTGGCAAAGACAAGGATGCAGCTTCAAGGAACAGGAGAATATAAACTAAAAACGAAGAACTACAAAAATTCTCTGGACTGTTTGATCAAAATCTATCAAAAGGAAGGGCTGAGGGGCATCAACAGGGGCATGGTCTCTACCTTCATAAGAGAAACTCCGAGCTTTGGCTTCTACTTCCTGACCTATGACTGCATGACTCGGTATTTAGGCTGTGAAGCTGAAGACAGTTACGTTATTCCCAAGCTGCTGTTTTCTGGAGGGATGTCGGGCATCGTCTCGTGGCTCTCCACCTATCCCATGGATGTGATCAAATCGCGGCTTCAGGCCGACGGCGTCGGGGGCGTCACGCAGTACAGCGGCatcctggactgtgtccgcaagAGCTACCGGGAGGAAGGCTGGAGGGTGTTCACCAGAGGTCTCACTTCCACCCTTCTCCGTGCTTTTCCTGTCAATGCAGCTACCTTTGCTACTGTCACCGTGTTCCTAATGTACATGAAGTCAGAAGACAACCTTCCCGAATGCGAGCCGGGTCCGGTAATCCATCAGCCTTCCAGTTTGTGA
- the YY1 gene encoding transcriptional repressor protein YY1, with protein MASGDTLYIATDGSEMPAEIVELHEIEVETIPVETIETTVVGGEEDEEEEEEDECCEECGPHHPPHHYHHHQPMIALQPLVSDGDPSGAGGGAAGGGGGQLHLHHHHQEVILVQTREEVVGGDDSDGLRADDGFEDQILIPVPAPAGEDEYIEQTLVTVAAAGSKSGGGGSSSAGGGGRVKKGGSGKKSSKKSYLSGGGGGGAEGGGGRKWEQKQVQIKTLEGEFSVTMWASDDKKDIDHETVVEEQIIGENSPPDYSEYMTGKKLPPGGIPGIDLSDPKQLAEFARMKPRKIKEDDAPRTIACPHKGCTKMFRDNSAMRKHLHTHGPRVHVCAECGKAFVESSKLKRHQLVHTGEKPFQCTFEGCGKRFSLDFNLRTHVRIHTGDRPYVCPFDGCNKKFAQSTNLKSHILTHAKAKNNQ; from the exons ATGGCCTCGGGAGACACCCTGTACATCGCCACGGACGGCTCAGAGATGCCGGCCGAGATCGTGGAGCTGCACGAGATCGAGGTGGAGACCATCCCGGTGGAGACCATCGAGACCACCGTGGTGGGCggcgaggaggacgaggaggaggaggaggaggatgagtgCTGCGAGGAGTGCGGCCCGCACCACCCGCCCCATCACTACCACCACCACCAGCCCATGATCGCGCTGCAGCCGCTGGTGTCGGACGGGGACCCcagcggggcgggcggcggcgcggccggcggcggcggggggcagCTCCACCTGCACCACCACCACCAGGAGGTGATCCTGGTGCAGACCCGCGAGGAGGTGGTGGGGGGAGACGACTCGGACGGACTGCGGGCCGACGACGGGTTCGAGGACCAGATCCTCATCCCCGTGCCGGCCCCCGCCGGGGAGGACGAGTACATCGAGCAGACCCTGGTCACTGTGGCCGCCGCTGGCAGCAAGAGCGGAGGCGGCGGCTCCTCCTCGGCCGGCGGAGGAGGCCGCGTTAAGAAGGGCGGCAGCGGCAAGAAGAGCAGCAAGAAGAGTTACCTGAgcgggggaggcggcggcggggccgagggcggcggcggcaggaAATGGGAGCAGAAGCAGGTGCAGATCAAGACCCTGGAGGGGGAGTTCTCGGTCACCATGTGGGCCTCGG aTGATAAAAAGGATATTGACCATGAAACGGTGGTGGAAGAGCAGATCATTGGAGAGAATTCTCCTCCAGATTACTCAGAATACATGACAGGGAAGAAACTTCCTCCTGGTGGAATACCTGGCATTGACCTCTCAGACCCCAAGCAACTGGCTGAATTTGCTAG aatgaaaccaagaaaaattaaagaagatgATGCTCCACGAACGATAGCTTGTCCTCACAAA GGCTGCACAAAGATGTTCAGGGACAACTCTGCCATGAGGAAGCATCTGCACACTCACGGCCCTCGAGTACACGTATGTGCAGAATGTGGCAAGGCCTTTGTGGAGAGCTCGAAACTAAAGCGGCATCAGCTAGTTCACACCGGAGAGAAACCCTTTCAG TGTACGTTTGAAGGATGTGGAAAGCGTTTTTCACTGGACTTCAATTTACGCACACACGTGCGAATTCACACTGGCGACAGGCCCTACGTTTGCCCGTTTGACGGCTGCAATAAGAAGTTTGCGCAATCAACCAACCTGAAATCTCACATCTTAACACACGCTAAGGCCAAAAACAACCAGTGA
- the LOC135302646 gene encoding collagen alpha-1(I) chain-like has translation MVGLELLSPALLLLLLPLPHKHQRLAASDRQGGGREEGGRQHRQIPAALPRETSAAAAETDPSPGGRCRRTRPPRRQAANGSARRAQTREAANGGAPCRSAPPPLPAPSYHGALRARGAPPGAEQPMGSWRCLRPAPRGSAAPAPPPARAPQLRARSAGVGGAAPPGGAGAARPLTGGAGGRAPGPGQRGPAAAPDRPRGRALGRLNATVELLSARGSFPLSSLFSFWKARWSGECSPRAAFPQPCMEVRRGLAERRLPVPPPARPSAAECTSSRTGKQR, from the coding sequence ATGGTGGGGCTCGAGCTCCTTTCGCCtgccctccttctcctcctcctcccccttccACACAAACACCAGCGCCTCGCAGCCAGCgacaggcagggaggagggagggaggagggagggaggcagcacCGCCAAATCCCGGCCGCGCTCCCTCGCGAGACTTCCGCCGCTGCCGCCGAGACGGACCCCAGCCCCGGAGGCCGCTGCCGCCGGACTCGCCCCCCCCGCCGCCAGGCGGCCAATGgcagcgcccgccgcgcccAGACGAGAGAAGCGGCCAACGGGGGCGCGCCGTGCCGCAGCGCCCCGCCCCCTCTGCCCGCCCCGTCCTATCACGGGGCGCTGCGAGCGCGGGGCGCACCTCCCGGCGCGGAGCAGCCAATGGGCTCGTGGCGCTGCctccgccccgccccgcgcggaagcgccgccccggccccgccgcccgcgcggGCCCCGCAGCTCCGGGCGCGCTCGGCGGGGgtgggcggggccgcgccgccagggggcgccggggccgcgcggcCGTTaacgggcggggccggcgggcgcGCGCCGGGCCCCGGGCAGCGCGGGCCGGCAGCGGCTCCCGACCGGCCCCGCGGCCGAGCCTTGGGACGTTTGAATGCTACAGTTGAGCTGCTATCGGCACGGGGGAgttttcccctctcctcccttttttccttctggaaagCCCGTTGGAGCGGGGAGTGCTCCCCGCGGGCCGCTTTCCCGCAGCCGTGCATGGAGGTGCGCCGGGGGCTTGCGGAGCGCCGGCTGCCGGTgccgcccccagcccggccGTCAGCGGCCGAGTGCACGAGCTCGCGTACCGGGAAACAGCGTTAA
- the SLC25A29 gene encoding mitochondrial basic amino acids transporter isoform X2, producing the protein MMGLTFINALVFGVQGNTLRALGKDTPLNQFLAGSAAGAIQCIICCPMELAKTRMQLQGTGEYKLKTKNYKNSLDCLIKIYQKEGLRGINRGMVSTFIRETPSFGFYFLTYDCMTRYLGCEAEDSYVIPKLLFSGGMSGIVSWLSTYPMDVIKSRLQADGVGGVTQYSGILDCVRKSYREEGWRVFTRGLTSTLLRAFPVNAATFATVTVFLMYMKSEDNLPECEPGPVIHQPSSL; encoded by the coding sequence ATGATGGGACTGACGTTCATTAACGCACTGGTGTTCGGTGTGCAAGGAAACACCCTTCGTGCCCTGGGCAAAGACACTCCTCTCAACCAGTTCCTTGCAGGgtcagcagcaggagccatccAGTGCATCATCTGCTGTCCCATGGAGCTGGCAAAGACAAGGATGCAGCTTCAAGGAACAGGAGAATATAAACTAAAAACGAAGAACTACAAAAATTCTCTGGACTGTTTGATCAAAATCTATCAAAAGGAAGGGCTGAGGGGCATCAACAGGGGCATGGTCTCTACCTTCATAAGAGAAACTCCGAGCTTTGGCTTCTACTTCCTGACCTATGACTGCATGACTCGGTATTTAGGCTGTGAAGCTGAAGACAGTTACGTTATTCCCAAGCTGCTGTTTTCTGGAGGGATGTCGGGCATCGTCTCGTGGCTCTCCACCTATCCCATGGATGTGATCAAATCGCGGCTTCAGGCCGACGGCGTCGGGGGCGTCACGCAGTACAGCGGCatcctggactgtgtccgcaagAGCTACCGGGAGGAAGGCTGGAGGGTGTTCACCAGAGGTCTCACTTCCACCCTTCTCCGTGCTTTTCCTGTCAATGCAGCTACCTTTGCTACTGTCACCGTGTTCCTAATGTACATGAAGTCAGAAGACAACCTTCCCGAATGCGAGCCGGGTCCGGTAATCCATCAGCCTTCCAGTTTGTGA